The Streptomyces lienomycini sequence CCGCACGAGGAGGACGCCGCCCGCGCCTGGGCCGAACTGCGCCCGGTCGCCGTCCTCGCACCCGCCTCCGACCTCGGCCCGCGCGGCGTGGACGTCCTCAAACGGTCCGGGGCCCGGGCGGTCCTCACCCTCGGACCCGAGCCCGTCGACGGAGCGCACGCCCTGCTCACGGACCAGGAAGGCGTCGGCCGCGGCGCGACCCGACACCTCTACGACCGAGGACGCCGCAGCATCGGCGTCGTCGTGCCCGCGGAGAGCGGACTGGACGTCTTCTCCGCCCCGCGCCTGGCCGGCGCCCGCCACGCGGTCGAGGGCACCGACGCCACCGTCACCGTCCTGCCCCTCGCCTACGAGGAGCAGGACGCCGCACGTCTCGCCGCCCGCTGGGGCTCTCTGGGGCTCGACGCGGTCTTCGCCTACAACGACGAGTACGCGATGCTGCTGATGCGGGCCCTTCAGGACGAGGGACTCGACATCCCCGGCGACGCGGCCGTCATCGGCGCCGACGACCTGATGCTGGGCCGGCTGCTGCGGCCCCGCCTGAGCACCGTCCACCTGGAGCTGCCCGCCGGCCGGGACCTGGCCGCCCTCGTCGACCGGGCCGTGCACGACCCCGGCGCCCCGCCCGAGCGCCACAAGGTGCTGGGCGCGACGGTGGTGCACCGGGAGTCGAGCTGAGCGGCGGCCGGACCGCCCGCTACTGGCCGCCCTCCTGGCCCGCCTGGGCCTGCTGCTCGGCGACGGCCTTGCGGACCTCGTCCATGTCCAGGTTCCGGGCCTGGCCGATCACGTCGGTGAGGGCCGCCTCCGGCAGCGCGCCCGGCTGCGCGAACACGGCCACCTGGTCCCGCACGATCATCAGCGTCGGGATCGAACTGATGCCGAAGGCCTGCGCCAGCTCGGGCTGCGCCTCGGTGTCCACCTTGCCGAACACCAGGTCCGGATTGGCCTTGGCCGCCTTCTCGTAGACCGGCCCGAACTGCTTGCACGGACCGCACCACTCCGCCCAGAAGTCGATCAGCACGAACTCGTTGTCCGTGACCGTCTGGTCGAAGTTCTCCTTGGTGAGTTCCACGGTGCTGGTCATGAGGTAATCCCTCTTCCTGGTATCGGGGGAGTAGCCGTCGGCACAACACTGCCGACCTGGTGGGTATTCCGCGCACGTACCCATGTGGCCACGTCGCACACCACCCACCAGACTGGCCCCATGACGCAATCGGATTCCCTCACGTACGACGTCGTCGTGATCGGCGCGGGCCCCGTCGGCGAGAACGTCGCCGACCGCACCCGCGCGGCCGGGCTGTCCACCGCGATCGTGGAGAGCGAACTGGTCGGCGGCGAATGCTCCTACTGGGCCTGCATGCCCAGCAAGGCCCTGCTGCGCCCGGTCATCGCCCGCGCGGACGCCCGCCGCCTGCCCGGCCTCGCCCAGTCGCTCCAGGAGCCGCTCGACGCGGCGGCCGTCCTCGCCCGCCGCGACGAGTTCACCTCGCACTGGAAGGACGACGGCCAGGTCCAGTGGGTCGAGGGCATCGGCGCCGACCTGTACCGCGGCCAGGGACGCCTCGCCGGACCGCGCGCCGTGGAGGTGGCCGCCCCCGACGGCACCCGCCGGACCCTGACCGCCCGGCACGCGGTCGCCGTGTGCACCGGCAGCGGCGCCGCACTGCCCCCGCTGCCCGGACTCGCCGAGGTGCGCCCCTGGACCAGCCGCGAGGCCACCAGCGCGAAGAGCGCGCCCGGCCGCCTCATCGTGATCGGCGGCGGAGTCGTCGCCGTCGAGATGGCCACCGCCTGGCAGGCCCTCGGCTCCCGGGTCACGATGCTGGTCCGCGGCGACGACGGCCTGCTCGCCCGCATGGAGCCGTTCGCCGGGGAACTCGTCGCCGAGGCGCTCACCGAGGCCGGCGTGGACATCCGCACCGGCGTCTCCGTCGAGTCCGTCACCCGCGAGAACGGCACCGTCGTCGCCGTCACCGACAC is a genomic window containing:
- a CDS encoding LacI family DNA-binding transcriptional regulator; its protein translation is MVQIPNPPSPDSPAPRSVPTSADVARLAGVSRATVSYVLNNTGAVRISEPTRRRVHEAARELGYVPHAAARSLRAGHSRMVLMPTPSFPAGPLYTRFLGELQWALGRLDYTVVQYGTAAPHEEDAARAWAELRPVAVLAPASDLGPRGVDVLKRSGARAVLTLGPEPVDGAHALLTDQEGVGRGATRHLYDRGRRSIGVVVPAESGLDVFSAPRLAGARHAVEGTDATVTVLPLAYEEQDAARLAARWGSLGLDAVFAYNDEYAMLLMRALQDEGLDIPGDAAVIGADDLMLGRLLRPRLSTVHLELPAGRDLAALVDRAVHDPGAPPERHKVLGATVVHRESS
- a CDS encoding dihydrolipoyl dehydrogenase family protein; the encoded protein is MTQSDSLTYDVVVIGAGPVGENVADRTRAAGLSTAIVESELVGGECSYWACMPSKALLRPVIARADARRLPGLAQSLQEPLDAAAVLARRDEFTSHWKDDGQVQWVEGIGADLYRGQGRLAGPRAVEVAAPDGTRRTLTARHAVAVCTGSGAALPPLPGLAEVRPWTSREATSAKSAPGRLIVIGGGVVAVEMATAWQALGSRVTMLVRGDDGLLARMEPFAGELVAEALTEAGVDIRTGVSVESVTRENGTVVAVTDTGDRLEADEILFATGRTPRTGDIGLDTVGLEPGSWLEADDSLRVPGHDWLYAVGDVNHRALLTHQGKYQARIAGAAIAARASGVPILESDPWGAHAATADHDAVPQVVFTDPEAASVGLTLAEAERAGHRVRAVDVPIAVAGSSLYGDDYKGRARMVVDLEDEIVRGVTFVGPGVGELIHSATVVVAGRVPVSRLWHAVPSYPTISEVWLRLLETYRDN
- the trxA gene encoding thioredoxin is translated as MTSTVELTKENFDQTVTDNEFVLIDFWAEWCGPCKQFGPVYEKAAKANPDLVFGKVDTEAQPELAQAFGISSIPTLMIVRDQVAVFAQPGALPEAALTDVIGQARNLDMDEVRKAVAEQQAQAGQEGGQ